Sequence from the Ereboglobus luteus genome:
ACCGATTCGGACGGCTCCGTGCGCATGGAGTTCACCGTGCCCGAGGCGCTCACGCGCTGGAAGTTCCTCGGCTTCGCGCACGACAAACAACTGCGCTCCGCAATCCTCACCGACACCGCCGTCACCGCGAAAGACCTCATGGTGCAACCCAACCCGCCGCGCTTCCTGCGCGAGGGCGACACCGTCGAGTTCACCGTCAAAATCACCAACATGACGGACAAGCCGCAAACCGGCTCCGCCCAACTCAGCTTCGCCGACGCCAGCTCTCTCGAAGCCGTAAATCTCTTCACCGGCTCAACTATAAACAGTGAACAGAAACCCGTAAACTTCAGTTTGGGCGCAAACAGCTCCCAAACGCTCTCCTGGCGCATCACCATTCCCGACGGCCAGGGTTTCCTCACCTACAAAGCCGTCGCCTCCACCGGCGCGGTCAGCGACGGCGAGGAGGGTTTCCTGCCCGTCCTCAGCCGCCGCCAGCTCGTCACCGAATCCATCACGCTGCCCGTCCGCGACAAAGGCACTTACACCTTCCGATTCCCCAAGCTGGCCGAGTCCGAAACTTCAGCCCTTCAGTCCTTCAGCCCTTCGCCACGAATCCCTAACCGTGCAAATGACCAGCAACCCCGCTTGGTATGCCGTGCTCGCGCTGCCCAACCTCATGGAATACCCGCACGAATGCACCGAGCAACTCTTCAACCGCTACTACGCCAACGCCCTCGCCGCGCACATTGCCAACTCCGACCCGAAAATCGCGCGCGTCTTCGAGCAATGGCGCAACACCCCCGCGCTCGAATCGCCCCTCCTCAAAAACGAGGACCTCAAATCCGTGCTCATCGAGGAAACCCCGTGGCTGCGCGACGCCACGCGCGAAAGTGAAAACCGCCGCGCCATCGGAAATCTCTTCGATGCAAACCGCACCGCCGCGCAAACCCAGGCCATCATCGCGCAACTCGCCGAGCGCCAGATGAACGACGGCCTCTGGGCATGGTTCCCCGGCGGACGCGGCAGCGACTACATCACCCGCTACCTCGTCGCCGGATTCGCGCGCCTGCGCCACTTCGGCATCCCGCTCGACAACCGCGCCGACACCATGCTCAAGCGCGCCGTCACCGCGCTCGACGCCGCCCTCGCCAAACACCACGCCGAGCTCATCGCCACGGAAAACTTCAACCCCGACGACAACCACATCCGCAGCGCCGACGCATTCCAACTCTACACACGCAGCTTCTACCTGAAGCAAATCCCCATCCCCGACACCGCCCGCGCCGCCTACGACTTCTACACCGCGCAAGCCCGCAAACACTGGCTCTCGCTTCCGCGCCAATCCCAAGGTCACGCCGCCCTCGCGCTCGCCCGCATGGGCGACACCGCCACACCCGCCGCCATCGTCACCTCGCTCAAACAACACGCCAAAAACCACGACGAACTCGGCATGTATTGGGCCGACACCAACCGCGGCTGGTTCTGGTGGCAGGCCCCAATCGAAACCCAGGCGCTCATGATCGAAGTCTTCGACGAAGTCGCGCGCGACACCCAAGCCGTCTCCGACCTCCAACTCTGGCTGCTCAAGCAAAAACAAACCCAAGCCTGGCCCAGCACCAAGGCGACCGCCGACGCCGTCTACGCGCTGCTCCTGCGCGGCGCCGACAAACTCGCCTCCGACGCCCTTGTCACCGTTTCACTTGGCGGCAAGAAAATCGCCCCTGCCCAATCCGAAGCCGGCACCGGCTATTATCGCGAACGCATCCCCGGCCCCTCGATCACACCGTCAATGGGAGAAAAAATCACCGTCACCAAAACCGACGCCGGCCCGGCGTGGGGCGGCGTCACCTGGCAGTATCTTCAAACCATCGACAAAATCACCCCGCACGAAGGCACGCCGCTCACGCTCAAGAAAACCCTCTGGAAACAAATCAACACATCGAGCGGCCCAACCCTCGTCGCGCTCGACAAAACCAAGCTCGAACCCGGCGACACCCTCATCGCGCGCATCGAACTGCGCACCGACCGCGACATGGAGTTCGTGCACTTGAAAGACCAGCGAGGCAGCGGCACCGAGCCGGTCAACGTCCTGAGCGGCTACCGCTGGAAAAACGGCCTCGGCTATTACGAGAGCACGCGCGACACCGCCACGCACTTCTTCATGGACTGGCTGCCCGCCGGCACGCACGTGTTCGAGTATCCGGTGCGCGTGCAACTGCGCGGCGTCTACGAAAGCGGCATCGCCGAAATCCAGTGCATGTATGCGCCCGAATACAACTCCCACTCCGCCAGCACCACCCTCGTCGTCGAATAGGAAAACTCCATCGCGGAAACGCGGAAGAGCGGAAGCACGGAATCAAACTCCCTTCTGATTTTCCGCGCTTTCGCCCTTCCGCGATTAAAACCGGTTTCAGCCGTGCCATTAAGAAGTGAAGGAGGTCAGGTTTTCTGACTTCTTAAATCTTAAATCTTAATTCTTAATTCCCACGTGCTAGCCCACCTCGCAATCCTCGCTCCCGGACTCCTCGGCGCATCAGTCGCCAAGGCCGCCCGCGCGCGCAACGCCGCGCGGAGCATCACCATCTGGGCGCGCCGCCCCGAAACGCGCGACGCGCTTCGCGCCCAACCCTTCGCCGACACCATCGCCGATACGCCCGCCGACGCCGTTCGCGACGCCGACCTCGTAGTGCTCGCCGCGCCCGTTGAAAAAATCATCGAACTCGCAGTGCAAATCGCCCCCGCGCTCAAACCCGGCGCCATCGTCACCGATGTTGGCAGCGTCAAGGCCCGCATCTGCCGCGAATGCGCCGCCGCCATGCCGCCGCACGCGCTCTTCATCGGCTCGCATCCCATGGCCGGCAGCGCAAAAAGCGGCTGGGAAAACGCAGATGCCAGCCTCTTCGAAAACTGCACCACCTTCGTCATGCAGCCCGAAAACGAGCTGCAAGTCAGCGCATTCGCCTTCGCACTCAAAGTCGCCTCAGTGTGCGATTTTTGGGACAGCCTCGGCGCCACCCCTGTCATCGTCACGCCCTCGCAGCACGACGAAATTGTCGCGCACATAAGTCACCTCCCGCAAGCGCTCGCCACCACGCTCGCCGCGCTCCTCGCGAAAAAAAATCCCGAGTGGCGCGACTACGCCGGCAACGGCCTGCGCGACACCACGCGCATCGCCGCGAGCGACGCCACCATGTGGGTTGATATCTTTCAACAAAACCGCGACGACATCCTCCGCGCCCTCGACGCCTGCCAGGCCGAGCTCGCAGCCTTCCGCGACGCCCTCGAAAAAAACGACTTGCCGCAACTCCGCGCTCGCCTCGAAACCGGCAAACAATTCCGCGACGCGTTATGAACCCGCTTCCCGCGCAACTTCCCGTCATTCCGATCACGCGCCCCGTCTCCGGCGAAATCACGCTGCCCGGCTCGAAAAGCATCACCAACCGTGCGCTCATCCTCTCCGCGCTTTGCGACGCCCCCGTCACGCTCACCGGCGCGCTTTTCAGCGAGGACACCGCGCTCATGATCGCCGCCCTGCGCCAGCTCGGCCTCGAAATTGAAACCGACGAACTCGCCCGCACAATTCGCGTCTCCGGCCAATCCGCGATTCGCAATCCGCAATCCACATCCATCGATATTCATGTTGGTCTCGCCGGCACCGCCGCCCGCTTTCTCACCGCGCTCTGCGCCGCCGCGCCGCGCGGCGTGTATCGCATCGACGGCGTTCCGCAAATGCGCAAGCGCCCCATGCGCGGCCTGCTCGACGCGCTCACCTCGCTCGGCGCCGACATCCGTTTCCTGGGCGAACCGCATCACTTTCCCGTTGAAATCCACGCGCGCGGCCTGCGCGGAGGCCCGGTCGAAATCGACGCCACGGAAAGCAGCCAGATGCTCTCCGCGCTCCTCATGATTTCGCCGCTCTGCGAAACCCCGCTCGACATCCGCCTCTCCGCCCCGTGCGCCAGCCCTTCGTTGAAATGACGAAAAAAATGATGGCGCAATTCGGGTTAAAAAACGCCGCGCAAACCCACGGGCTGGAAGCCCGTGCCACCGCCTACGCCATCGAGCCCGACGCCACCGCCGCCAGCTATTTTCTCACGCTTCCCCTCGTCACCGGCGGCGCGCTCGCGCTCAACGCCCTTCGCGGTCCCGGCTCCGACAGCCTGCAAGGCGACACCCGATTCGCCACCGTCCTCGCCGGCCTCGGCCTCGGTATCCAAGAAACGGATACATGCCTGATCGCCAGCGCCGCGCGGCTGTCCGCCATTCCGCATTCCGCAATGTCGTCCCGCCCGCCCGCTATGCGGGCACCCAGTCGGAACGAGCCTTCTGCTTCGCATCAGACCATCGCCTCTGGCGATGCCATCTCCGCGCTGTCACGCTCCGTCCGCACTCCACATTCTTACAATTTCAACGAATTCTCCGACACCTTCCTTACCCTCGCCGCCATCGCGCCGCTCCTTCCTCATCCCGTGCGCATCACCGGCATCGCGCACACGCGCAAACAGGAAACCGACCGCGTCGCCGGCATGGCGCGCGAACTCGCGCGCCTCGGCCAGCGCGTCATCGAAACCGAGGACTCGCTCGAAATCCACCCGCGCCCGCTCCTCGCCGGACAAACCATCGACACGTATCACGACCACCGCTTCGCCATGAGCTTCGGCATTCTCGGCTGCCACGACCTTCACGGCGACGGACGCCCCTGGCTCACCATCGACAACCCCGCTTGCTGCGCGAAAACCTTCCCTGATTTTTTCGAGCAACTCGAAAAAATCAGGGAAAAACTGAAAGGCTGAAAGACTGAAGGGCTGAAAGAAAAACAACGCATCAGCAAAAAATCTCAAATCGCGCACACATATCCACATTTTCACACTTCACCTTTCACGCACAAATCCTACAGCCTTGGCAGATTCTCACTTCGTTCGGAACAGCCCTTCAGTCTTTCAGCCTTTCAGTCCTTCACATGTCTCCTTTCATCATTGCCATCGATGGCGGCGCCGCCTCCGGCAAATCGTCCACCGCCCGCGCGCTCAGCGAGCGTTTCAACCTTCTGCATGTTGACACCGGCTCGTTCTACCGCGCCATCGCGGCCGAGCTCCTCCGCCGAAAACTCACCCCCGACGATCTTCCCGCCATCCGCGCCGCGCTTCCGGAAATCAGCCTCGGCACCCAGGTCAACGGACGCACCGCGCACATGAAAATCGGCGGGCGCCCCATCGACACCGCCGAAATCCGCACGCCCGAGGTCAACGCCACCGTCGCCCGGTTCGCCGCCATCCCCGAAGTCCGCGCCGCGCTTCTCACCTACCAGCGCGGGCAGGCCGATGTCGCCCGCGCGCACGACCTTCGCGGCCTCGTGATGGAAGGCCGCGACATCGGCTCGGTTATTTTCCCCGACGCGGACCTCCGCTTTTTCCTCGACGCCGACCCCGTCAAGCGCGCCGAGCGCCGCCGGAAGGAAGGCCTGATGGACAAAGTCGCCGAGCGCGATGTCCTGGACAACATTCGCCTCCGTGAAAGCGCCAAGGGCGCGATCATGATCGACAGCACAAACCTCGACCTGCCCCAAGTCGTCGAAAAAATCTCCGGCATCGTCGCTGAAAAACTCACATGAACCGCATCAGCCAGCAAGGTAGGGCGAAGCCTCCGGCTGAGCCGCAATCATCCGCAAATCCAAGTCGCTTACGGCTCAGCCGGAGGCTTCGCCCTACCCGCGCAAACGCACGCGCATGAGCTACGCATTTCACCAACTCGAAATGGATCGCTGGTATGGGTTTTTCCTCTACCTCGATGCCGTGCTGATGGACATCGCGTTTCGCGGCGATGTTTACGGCCAGGACAACCTGCCCAAGCGCGGGCCGTATATGATCGCGTGCAACCACGCCAGTTTTCTCGACCCGCCGATCGTCGGCGCGTTTCTGCCGCACCAAGTGCGCTTCTTCGCGCGCAAGACACTTTGGAAACCCGGTTTCGCGAGCTGGTGGCTCGACGCCGTCGGCACGATCCCCGTTGACCGCGACGGCGGCTCCGACGTGAAGGCGATCAAGGCCGTGCTGCAAACGATGAAGGACAAGAAGGTCGTGATCATGTTTCCCGAGGGCACTCGCTCGCCCGACGGCAGCCTGCAAACCGCCAAGCCCGGCGTCGGCATGTTTGCCTGCCGCACGGGTGTGCCGATCGTGCCCGCGCGCGTTTTCGACTCGAACAAGGCCTTCGGCACCGATGGGAAACTCCACCCCTGCACGCCAGTGCCGGTCGTCTATGGCAAACCGCTCGGCCCCACCGACTACGACGATCCCTCAAAAGGCAAGGAACGCTACCAGCACGCCAGCGACATCATCATGTCGCGCATCGCCGAGCTCCAGCGCCCCAACCCGCCGGTGATTTAATCCAGGCGAAGCCATCCGCTTGCCCAACGCAGCGGGTTGCGCCACAAAAACGGATGTCCCAACGCCCCTTCCCTGATTAAAAAAATCACCGAATATGAAAACCGTGAGACAGTTCATGATAATAATGCTGGCGACTGTGCTCTCGGTTGGCGCGCTCAACGCGCGGGACATTTCGGATTACATCAAGGAACTCGACGAGAGCCCGTATCCGGAAATGGATAAGGAATATTATTTGAGGCACTGCATTTGGTTTGAGCGGGGAAAGCACAAGACGACCAATTACGCGCGCGGTGAAATGCTGCCCGTGAACACGAAGGTGACGCTCCTCTATTTGTCCGGCAGCGACATGTCCATTCGGGTGAACGAAACGGGCAAGGTTGTGAAGATAAACAACGTGATCAATTTTTCGAGGAAACACATGTCGACGATTGCCCGTCTCATGCTGTCACCGAAAGAGGTTTCCGTCAGCGGGGAATTTGCGGAAAGCATCCGCAACGGCGAGCCGCGCCTTGGCATGTCAAAGGAGGAAGTCGTCATGACGCGCGGCTGGCCCCCGGCGCACAAGACCGATTCGCTCGTCCGGGACAAATGGATGTATTGGAGCAGCAAGCTCGTCGTGCACACACTGGAGTTTGAAGGCGACAAGCTCGTCAAGGGTCGAGGGATACACTGAACAGGAAAAAACAGCTTGCGGCTTGGCAGCGGGAACCGCGCATCGCGCGCAAACCGGTGCAACGCGGGCTTGATCGCGTTTCCGTTTTCACTTTTTCTGATTTTAGAACAAAAAACTTTTCCGTTCAAAAAACCTCAAAATCCAAAACACATGAAAACGTTAAAATGGTTCGCGACATTAATGATGGCGGCCGTGCTCTCGGCGGGCGCGCTCAATGCGAGGGATGTTTCCGATTACCTCAAGGAACTCGAAAAGGCCCCCGAGCCCGAGGCGGGCAAGGAGTATTACCTGCGCTATTGCATTTGGTATGAAAATGACGCGCACAACACCACCAATTACACGCGCGGCGACATGGCGCCAGCAAACACCAAGGTGACGCTTCTCGAATTGTCCGGCAAGAGAATGACCATTCGGATAAGCACGACCGGAGCCACCGTGAAAATCGACAACGCGGAAAAGTTCACCCGGAAAAACATGAAAATGATCGCCCGCAACATGCTCTCGCCGACCGAGGTTTCGATCGGCAAGAAATTCGCCGACAGCATTCGCAACGGGGAATTGCGCCTCGGCATGACCAAGGAGGAGGCGATCATGGCGCGCGGCTGGCCCCCGGCGCACAAAACCAGCTCGCTTACGCGCGACACATGGACCTATTGGAGCAGCCGGTTTGTCACGCAGGCGGTCGTGTTCAAGGACGGCAAACTGGACGCGGGACGCGGCATCAATTAACCAACGGGCTCGCGCCCAAACACCGGAATAAGGAGCCCCGCGACAAGCCGCGGGGTTCTTTGTTTTCACAAGAAAAAGCTCCCGCCCCTGAAACCAAAAGGCATTTTTCCCGCGCGTCTTTTTTGTAAAAAAACTGAAAATCCCAAAACTTTCGGACTGGAATGAAAACTTTTTAGGCAATTTGAGTCTAATACCTATGTATGAAAACTATAACCCGTTTTGCAGCCGCCGCCCCCTTTGCACTTTTGCTCGCGTTTTGCGGAACGCTTCGCGCCGGAGACATCGCCGATTACGTCAAGGAAATCGAGAAGGCGCCGATTCCCGAGGAGGGAAAGGAATACTATCTGCGCCACGGCATCTGGTGCGAAATGTGGAAATATGACGCGACGAATTATGCCCGTGGCACATTGCTGCCGATCAACACAAAGGTGCGCGTCGAAAAGATGCTCGGCGAAACAATGTCGATTCGCGTGATCTCAAGCTCGCAACTCGTCTGGATTCGCAACCGAACCAAATACACCGACAAGAGCATGTATGAGGTCGCGCGGCGGATGCTTTCGGAAAAAGAAATTTCACTGAAGGGCCACGAGAAGGAAACGGCGGCGGCCATACAAAGCGGGCGAATGATTTTGGGGATGACCAAGGAGGAAGTCATCATGGCCCGCGGCTGGCCGCCCGCGCATCGCACGCCATCGCTCGACCTGAACACATGGGTTTACTGGCCGAGCCGGTTTGTCACGCAGACAATCATCTTCAAGGACGGCAAACTCGCCGAAGGGCGGGATATCGGCAACTGACGCGCCGGGAGCGCAAAAAAAGCACAGACAGAAATGTCTGTGCTTTTTTTAACGCGTTTTTGCGACGATTCGAGTGCTCAGCACTTCGCCGGCTTGCCGGTTTTGGCGCTGGTGTAGAGGGCGTCGATGATGCGCATGAGCGTCACGGCCTCGGCGGCGGTGTTGAGCGGTTTTTCGCGGCCTTCAATCGCGGCGACAAAATTCGCGGCGGCGCTAACACGCCCCATCGTCTCATCGGGAGGAACGATAATGTCGCGGTTCACGGAATGGCCGTTTTCCTGCGAGTAGAGTTCGCAGGTGTCGGTCGCGGTGGAATCGATGCCATCCTGGCCGAAGAGACGGCGGACGAGGCCGCCGGCCTTGGTGCCCTGAAAGGCGACGGAAACCTCCTCGCGTTTGACGAGCTCGGCCCAGGATGACTGCATGGTGAGCACCTGGCCGGTCTTGAAACGGATGAAGCCATGGCAGGCGTTTTCAACGTCGGTGACGCCATTTTT
This genomic interval carries:
- a CDS encoding prephenate dehydrogenase, which produces MLAHLAILAPGLLGASVAKAARARNAARSITIWARRPETRDALRAQPFADTIADTPADAVRDADLVVLAAPVEKIIELAVQIAPALKPGAIVTDVGSVKARICRECAAAMPPHALFIGSHPMAGSAKSGWENADASLFENCTTFVMQPENELQVSAFAFALKVASVCDFWDSLGATPVIVTPSQHDEIVAHISHLPQALATTLAALLAKKNPEWRDYAGNGLRDTTRIAASDATMWVDIFQQNRDDILRALDACQAELAAFRDALEKNDLPQLRARLETGKQFRDAL
- a CDS encoding 3-phosphoshikimate 1-carboxyvinyltransferase, with product MNPLPAQLPVIPITRPVSGEITLPGSKSITNRALILSALCDAPVTLTGALFSEDTALMIAALRQLGLEIETDELARTIRVSGQSAIRNPQSTSIDIHVGLAGTAARFLTALCAAAPRGVYRIDGVPQMRKRPMRGLLDALTSLGADIRFLGEPHHFPVEIHARGLRGGPVEIDATESSQMLSALLMISPLCETPLDIRLSAPCASPSLK
- a CDS encoding 3-phosphoshikimate 1-carboxyvinyltransferase, producing the protein MRQPFVEMTKKMMAQFGLKNAAQTHGLEARATAYAIEPDATAASYFLTLPLVTGGALALNALRGPGSDSLQGDTRFATVLAGLGLGIQETDTCLIASAARLSAIPHSAMSSRPPAMRAPSRNEPSASHQTIASGDAISALSRSVRTPHSYNFNEFSDTFLTLAAIAPLLPHPVRITGIAHTRKQETDRVAGMARELARLGQRVIETEDSLEIHPRPLLAGQTIDTYHDHRFAMSFGILGCHDLHGDGRPWLTIDNPACCAKTFPDFFEQLEKIREKLKG
- a CDS encoding (d)CMP kinase codes for the protein MSPFIIAIDGGAASGKSSTARALSERFNLLHVDTGSFYRAIAAELLRRKLTPDDLPAIRAALPEISLGTQVNGRTAHMKIGGRPIDTAEIRTPEVNATVARFAAIPEVRAALLTYQRGQADVARAHDLRGLVMEGRDIGSVIFPDADLRFFLDADPVKRAERRRKEGLMDKVAERDVLDNIRLRESAKGAIMIDSTNLDLPQVVEKISGIVAEKLT
- a CDS encoding lysophospholipid acyltransferase family protein, coding for MSYAFHQLEMDRWYGFFLYLDAVLMDIAFRGDVYGQDNLPKRGPYMIACNHASFLDPPIVGAFLPHQVRFFARKTLWKPGFASWWLDAVGTIPVDRDGGSDVKAIKAVLQTMKDKKVVIMFPEGTRSPDGSLQTAKPGVGMFACRTGVPIVPARVFDSNKAFGTDGKLHPCTPVPVVYGKPLGPTDYDDPSKGKERYQHASDIIMSRIAELQRPNPPVI